The Blastococcus sp. HT6-4 genome window below encodes:
- a CDS encoding helix-turn-helix transcriptional regulator: MAGRPVSGQHLSDLVLLRRVRDRIDREYAQPLDVEALARGAHMSAGHLSRTFRRAYGESPYAYLMTRRIERAMTLLRRGDLSVTEICFAVGYGSLGTFSTRFTELVGMPPSVYRQRVAEGLPGIPPCIAKQVTRPVRNREAQVPEPHLA; this comes from the coding sequence GTGGCCGGCCGACCCGTCTCCGGGCAGCACCTGTCCGACCTCGTGCTGCTGCGCCGGGTGCGCGACCGGATCGACCGGGAGTACGCGCAGCCGCTGGACGTCGAGGCGCTCGCCCGCGGAGCGCACATGTCGGCCGGGCACCTGAGCCGGACCTTCCGGCGGGCGTACGGGGAGTCGCCGTACGCCTACCTCATGACCCGGCGGATCGAGCGCGCGATGACGCTGCTGCGCCGGGGCGACCTCAGCGTGACCGAGATCTGCTTCGCGGTCGGCTACGGCTCGCTCGGGACGTTCAGCACCCGCTTCACCGAGCTGGTCGGCATGCCCCCCAGCGTCTACCGGCAGCGGGTGGCCGAGGGGCTCCCGGGGATCCCGCCGTGCATCGCCAAGCAGGTGACCAGACCGGTCAGGAATCGAGAAGCCCAGGTCCCGGAGCCGCACCTAGCGTGA
- a CDS encoding patatin-like phospholipase family protein produces MTSPEVPAGPGGTAFVLGGGGVLGAAEVGMLQALFEHGVRPDLVVGTSVGAINGALVAADPAPSAVGRLRAVWEELASRQIFAGSVLSRMNTLARTRTHLHPREPLRDLLAAHLPVQTFAELRVPFQCVAASIERAAERWFSDGSLVDAVLASCAVPGLLPAVELDGEHYLDGGLVHSIPVGRAVALGARTIYVLHVGRIDRPLRPPTRPWEVATVAFEIARRHRFAADLAALPPDVTVHVLPSGDPAPSGAANLRYRDFSGVSARIDKAHAAARGYLERAGAPSGAEA; encoded by the coding sequence ATGACCTCGCCAGAGGTGCCTGCCGGGCCGGGCGGCACGGCCTTCGTCCTCGGTGGCGGGGGAGTGCTCGGTGCCGCCGAGGTGGGGATGCTGCAGGCACTCTTCGAGCACGGCGTCCGGCCCGATCTCGTCGTCGGCACGTCGGTGGGGGCGATCAACGGAGCGCTCGTCGCCGCCGACCCGGCGCCGAGCGCGGTGGGCCGGCTGCGCGCCGTCTGGGAGGAGCTGGCCTCGCGGCAGATCTTCGCCGGATCGGTGCTGTCCCGGATGAACACCCTGGCGCGCACCCGCACGCACCTGCACCCGCGCGAGCCGCTGCGCGACCTGCTGGCTGCGCACCTGCCGGTGCAGACGTTCGCCGAGCTGCGGGTCCCGTTCCAGTGCGTCGCGGCCAGCATCGAGCGCGCCGCCGAGCGCTGGTTCAGCGACGGCTCGCTGGTCGACGCCGTCCTCGCCTCCTGCGCCGTCCCCGGGCTGCTGCCGGCGGTCGAGCTCGACGGGGAGCACTACCTGGACGGCGGGCTGGTGCACAGCATCCCGGTCGGCCGGGCGGTCGCGCTCGGTGCCCGGACGATCTACGTGCTGCACGTCGGCCGGATCGACCGCCCGCTGCGCCCGCCGACCCGGCCCTGGGAGGTCGCGACGGTCGCCTTCGAGATCGCCCGCCGCCACCGGTTCGCCGCCGACCTGGCCGCGCTCCCCCCGGATGTCACGGTGCACGTCCTGCCCTCGGGGGATCCGGCCCCGTCGGGCGCGGCGAACCTGCGGTACCGCGACTTCTCCGGCGTCTCCGCGCGGATCGACAAGGCCCACGCCGCGGCCCGCGGCTACCTGGAGCGGGCCGGCGCGCCGTCCGGCGCGGAGGCCTGA
- a CDS encoding NAD-dependent epimerase/dehydratase family protein, with product MKVLVTGASGMLGRVAARRLLARGDEVTVLQRRPAGLPCAEVLGDVAEPSVVARAAEGQDAVVHLAAKVDVTGRWAEYARANIQGTRNVVAACAAGGVARLVHVSSPSVSHAGSPLVAAGADPADPARARGHYSRSKAVAEQEALAADSAGLAVLAVRPHLVWGPGDEQLVARIVGRARRGRLPLIGSGAALIDTTYVDNAAAALVAAVDACGPVHGEALVVSNGEPRTVAEILRRLCAAAGAPGPRGRVPTPAAWLAGAVVDGVWAATGRRATPPLTRFLTEQLTTAHWFDQRRTRAALGWRPEVGLDEGFARLAAWYAGAAEGTDQGAGTVGVRQVPVSR from the coding sequence GTGAAGGTCCTGGTCACCGGCGCGAGCGGGATGCTGGGCCGGGTCGCCGCCCGGCGCCTGCTGGCGCGGGGCGACGAGGTGACGGTCCTGCAGCGCCGTCCCGCCGGCCTGCCCTGCGCCGAGGTGCTCGGGGACGTCGCCGAGCCCTCCGTGGTGGCCCGGGCGGCCGAGGGGCAGGACGCGGTCGTCCACCTCGCCGCGAAGGTCGACGTCACCGGCAGGTGGGCGGAGTACGCCCGAGCCAACATCCAGGGGACGAGGAACGTCGTCGCCGCCTGTGCCGCCGGGGGCGTCGCGCGGCTGGTGCACGTGTCGTCCCCGTCGGTCTCGCACGCCGGTTCCCCGCTGGTCGCCGCCGGGGCCGATCCCGCCGACCCGGCGCGGGCGCGCGGGCACTACTCGCGGTCCAAGGCGGTGGCCGAGCAGGAAGCCCTCGCCGCGGACTCGGCGGGGCTCGCGGTGCTCGCCGTGCGCCCCCACCTGGTGTGGGGGCCCGGCGACGAGCAGCTCGTGGCGCGGATCGTCGGGCGCGCCCGGCGTGGTCGCCTGCCGCTCATCGGCTCGGGCGCCGCGCTCATCGACACGACCTACGTCGACAACGCTGCTGCCGCCCTCGTGGCCGCCGTCGACGCGTGCGGCCCCGTGCACGGGGAGGCACTGGTGGTCTCCAACGGCGAGCCGCGCACGGTCGCCGAGATCCTGCGGCGGCTGTGCGCTGCCGCGGGCGCGCCCGGACCGCGGGGTCGGGTGCCGACCCCCGCGGCCTGGCTGGCCGGCGCGGTGGTGGACGGCGTCTGGGCCGCGACCGGCCGGCGCGCGACCCCTCCCCTGACCCGGTTCCTCACCGAGCAGCTGACGACCGCGCACTGGTTCGACCAGCGGCGGACCCGGGCAGCGCTCGGCTGGCGGCCGGAGGTCGGCCTCGACGAGGGCTTCGCCCGGCTGGCCGCCTGGTACGCCGGCGCGGCCGAGGGGACGGATCAGGGGGCGGGCACCGTCGGCGTCCGGCAGGTGCCCGTCAGCCGGTGA
- a CDS encoding cytochrome P450 — protein sequence MIPTLRTPDSSLALLREGYTFISSRCDRLGTDAFRTRLLLEPAVCVRGAEAARIFYSGERFTRTDAFPPSILHLLQDLGSVQALDGGAHRHRKDMFLTVLQGTGSERITDLFAEEWRAAVPRWQRAGRVVLHDAVRDVLTRTALRWAGVPATERDVRRRTRELAVMVDRAGTIGPPNWWARLLRNRSELWARGLVAQVRAGALQVPEDSALAVIARHRDTEGELLTVPAAGVELLNVLRPTVAVSRFVVFAALALLQQPRWHRTFAAGDEDDLFGFVDEVRRLFPFFPLVGGRVRRPFTWAGYDFPVGERVLLDLYGTNHDERVWTDPEVFRPERFRDWPGDPYTLVPQGAGDYRDDHRCPGEPMTRLLIAESVRLLTRSMSYRVGVQDLSVGLTRLPTLPRDGFVIHDVRPGVPAEASITG from the coding sequence ATGATCCCGACCCTCCGCACCCCCGACAGCAGCCTGGCCCTCCTGCGTGAGGGCTACACCTTCATCTCCAGCCGCTGCGATCGGCTGGGGACCGACGCCTTCCGCACCCGGTTGCTGCTCGAGCCGGCGGTCTGCGTGCGCGGCGCCGAAGCCGCGCGGATCTTCTACAGCGGCGAGCGGTTCACCCGGACCGACGCGTTCCCGCCGTCCATCCTCCACCTGCTGCAGGACCTGGGGAGCGTGCAGGCGCTGGACGGGGGCGCCCACCGGCACCGGAAGGACATGTTCCTCACCGTTTTGCAGGGCACGGGGAGCGAACGGATCACCGACCTGTTCGCCGAGGAGTGGCGAGCCGCGGTGCCGCGGTGGCAGCGTGCCGGTCGCGTCGTCCTGCACGACGCCGTCCGGGACGTGCTCACCCGCACGGCGCTGCGCTGGGCGGGCGTGCCGGCGACCGAGCGTGACGTCCGCCGCCGCACCCGGGAGCTGGCGGTGATGGTCGATCGGGCCGGCACCATCGGCCCGCCCAACTGGTGGGCCCGGCTGCTGCGCAACCGGTCGGAGCTGTGGGCGCGCGGGCTGGTGGCACAGGTGCGGGCCGGTGCGCTGCAGGTGCCCGAGGACAGCGCCCTGGCGGTGATCGCGCGGCACCGGGACACCGAGGGAGAGCTGCTCACGGTGCCCGCTGCCGGGGTCGAGCTGCTCAACGTGCTGCGCCCGACCGTGGCGGTCAGCCGGTTCGTCGTCTTCGCCGCGCTGGCCCTGCTCCAGCAGCCGCGGTGGCACCGGACGTTCGCTGCCGGAGACGAGGACGACCTGTTCGGGTTCGTCGACGAAGTCCGCCGGCTGTTCCCGTTCTTCCCGCTCGTCGGCGGCCGGGTCCGGCGGCCGTTCACCTGGGCCGGGTACGACTTCCCGGTGGGGGAGCGGGTGCTGCTCGACCTCTACGGCACCAACCACGACGAGCGGGTGTGGACAGATCCGGAGGTCTTCCGACCGGAACGCTTCCGCGACTGGCCCGGTGACCCGTACACCCTGGTGCCGCAGGGCGCCGGTGACTACCGCGACGACCACCGCTGCCCGGGCGAGCCGATGACCCGGCTGCTGATCGCGGAGTCCGTCCGGCTGCTCACGCGGTCGATGAGCTACCGGGTCGGTGTCCAGGACCTCAGCGTCGGCCTCACCCGGCTGCCCACCCTCCCGCGGGACGGTTTCGTGATCCACGACGTCCGGCCGGGCGTCCCGGCCGAGGCGTCGATCACCGGCTGA
- a CDS encoding alpha/beta fold hydrolase, with amino-acid sequence MTAGAPVELPGLDPSWSRWITVPGADGEKHLWHVLDNGVPDAVGTLLCVHGNPTWSYLWRRLVAAAPPGWRVVAPDQLGMGWSERPAAPRTLAQRVTDLGDLTAALGISGPVVTVAHDWGGIISLGWALEHRPVVRGVVLTNTAVAMPEGDLGPALIRLAHAPGLRAAVTVGSSVFVRGATALSWPPLPREIRRAYAQPYPSAARRRAVGEFVADIPFRPGHPSRPAQEAIAEGIRTLDVPALLLWGPRDPVFGAKYLADLRERLPRAEVHRYEGASHLLPEDAPQYAEAVATWVTDTFAAPDAPAPARGGTSAEPPARPWAALAARSEDDSPAVVEAGGGSVTWARLARRVSDLAAGLAAAGVRPGDRVALLVEPSADLTAAVYATWRAGAVIVVADKGLGLRGMRRALRGAAPDHVLGSTAGLAAARAMGLPGTRILAGPATARLRRALGAEHDLASLEVLGRASSAPAEAPPDADCAVVFTSGATGPAKGVVYTQRQVGAQLELVRTAYGLTPGDSLVAAFAPFSILGPGLGIASSVPDIDVTAPGTLTAAKLADAAAAVDATVVFAAPAALRRVAATTAEMTGEQRSALSRVRLLMSAGAPVPTPLLRRLGDTFPGAEPHTPYGMTEALPVTDVSLDEVEAAGPGDGVCVGRPVPGVEVRISPLSPLGAADGRLTSAPGVPGEVCVRAPHVKDRYDALWATERAAARDPGWHRTGDVGHLDGEGRLWIEGRLAHVITTPDGPVTPVGPELRIEDLDAVSAAAVVGVGPPGAQVAVAVVVPAGRAPRRAPRAGRLTVAPPELADRVRDAAGIDLAAVLGATTLPVDIRHQSKVDRAALSRRAARVLSGTPVRWGARRGSTP; translated from the coding sequence GTGACGGCGGGCGCGCCGGTCGAGCTGCCGGGACTGGACCCGTCCTGGTCGCGGTGGATCACCGTTCCCGGTGCCGACGGCGAGAAGCACCTCTGGCACGTGCTCGACAACGGGGTCCCCGACGCGGTCGGCACCCTGCTCTGCGTCCACGGCAACCCGACCTGGTCCTACCTGTGGCGCCGCCTGGTCGCCGCCGCACCGCCGGGGTGGCGCGTCGTCGCTCCCGACCAGCTGGGCATGGGCTGGTCCGAACGGCCGGCCGCGCCGCGGACCCTGGCCCAGCGGGTGACCGATCTCGGAGACCTCACCGCCGCGCTGGGCATCAGCGGACCGGTCGTGACGGTGGCCCACGACTGGGGCGGCATCATCTCCCTCGGCTGGGCGCTCGAGCACCGGCCGGTCGTGCGGGGCGTGGTCCTCACGAACACCGCCGTCGCCATGCCCGAGGGTGATCTGGGGCCCGCACTGATCCGGCTGGCGCACGCGCCGGGCCTGCGCGCCGCCGTCACCGTCGGCAGTTCCGTGTTCGTCCGCGGGGCGACGGCGCTGTCGTGGCCGCCGCTCCCCCGGGAGATCCGCCGGGCGTACGCGCAGCCCTACCCGTCGGCCGCACGGCGCCGGGCCGTGGGCGAGTTCGTCGCCGACATCCCCTTCCGGCCGGGCCACCCCTCCCGTCCGGCGCAGGAGGCGATCGCGGAGGGCATCCGCACGCTGGACGTCCCCGCGCTCCTCCTGTGGGGGCCCCGGGACCCGGTCTTCGGTGCGAAGTACCTGGCCGACCTGCGCGAGCGGCTGCCCCGGGCAGAGGTGCACCGCTACGAGGGCGCCTCCCACCTGCTCCCGGAGGACGCACCGCAGTACGCCGAGGCGGTGGCCACGTGGGTGACCGACACGTTCGCCGCGCCCGACGCTCCCGCCCCGGCCCGGGGCGGGACGTCGGCGGAGCCGCCGGCCCGGCCGTGGGCGGCCCTGGCCGCCCGCTCGGAGGACGACTCCCCGGCGGTCGTGGAGGCGGGCGGGGGCTCGGTCACCTGGGCGCGACTGGCCCGCCGGGTCTCCGATCTCGCCGCCGGCCTGGCCGCGGCCGGCGTCCGTCCGGGAGACCGGGTGGCGCTCCTGGTGGAGCCCTCGGCCGACCTGACGGCAGCGGTCTACGCCACCTGGCGCGCCGGAGCCGTCATCGTCGTCGCCGACAAGGGCCTCGGCCTCCGCGGCATGCGCCGGGCGTTGCGCGGCGCGGCGCCGGACCACGTCCTCGGCAGCACCGCGGGTCTGGCCGCCGCACGGGCGATGGGCCTGCCCGGGACGCGCATCCTGGCCGGGCCGGCGACGGCGCGGCTCCGCCGGGCCCTCGGGGCCGAGCACGACCTGGCCTCGCTGGAGGTGCTCGGCCGGGCGTCGTCCGCCCCGGCGGAGGCCCCGCCGGACGCCGACTGCGCGGTCGTCTTCACCTCCGGGGCCACCGGCCCGGCGAAGGGCGTGGTCTACACGCAGCGCCAGGTCGGTGCGCAGCTCGAGCTGGTCCGGACGGCCTACGGCCTCACGCCCGGTGACTCGCTGGTGGCCGCGTTCGCACCCTTCTCCATCCTCGGCCCGGGGCTCGGCATCGCCTCGTCCGTCCCCGACATCGACGTCACGGCGCCCGGCACGCTCACCGCCGCGAAGCTGGCCGACGCCGCGGCCGCGGTGGACGCCACGGTGGTGTTCGCAGCGCCGGCCGCCCTGCGCCGCGTGGCCGCCACCACCGCGGAGATGACCGGGGAGCAGCGGTCGGCGCTGAGCCGGGTGCGGCTGCTCATGTCCGCGGGAGCGCCCGTACCGACCCCGCTCCTGCGCAGGCTCGGTGACACCTTCCCGGGGGCCGAGCCGCACACGCCCTACGGCATGACGGAGGCGCTCCCGGTCACCGACGTCTCCCTGGACGAGGTCGAGGCCGCCGGTCCGGGCGACGGCGTCTGCGTCGGCCGCCCGGTGCCCGGCGTCGAGGTCCGGATCAGCCCGCTCTCCCCGCTGGGCGCCGCCGACGGCCGGCTCACGAGCGCTCCCGGGGTTCCCGGCGAGGTGTGCGTGCGCGCCCCGCACGTGAAGGACCGCTACGACGCCCTGTGGGCCACCGAGCGTGCCGCCGCCCGCGACCCGGGATGGCACCGCACCGGGGACGTCGGGCACCTGGACGGCGAGGGACGGCTCTGGATCGAGGGCCGGCTGGCGCACGTGATCACCACCCCGGACGGCCCGGTGACCCCGGTCGGCCCGGAGCTCCGGATCGAGGACCTGGACGCCGTCTCCGCCGCGGCGGTCGTCGGCGTCGGCCCGCCAGGCGCCCAGGTGGCCGTGGCCGTCGTCGTGCCCGCGGGCCGTGCCCCGCGCCGTGCACCCCGCGCCGGCCGGCTCACCGTGGCTCCTCCCGAGCTCGCCGACCGGGTCCGCGACGCGGCGGGGATCGACCTCGCCGCCGTCCTCGGGGCCACCACGCTGCCGGTCGACATCCGGCACCAGTCGAAGGTGGACCGGGCGGCGCTGTCCCGCCGGGCGGCCCGTGTCCTCTCCGGCACGCCGGTCCGGTGGGGTGCGCGGCGCGGCAGCACGCCGTGA
- a CDS encoding DUF4383 domain-containing protein produces the protein MGAAVVGAFLLLFAVLGLARGLPFFSTSGESVLGLSTNGLLSTISVVVGLVLIGAALIGARVASTVMIVVGVLFVLSALGNLAVLRTDYNVLAFDFSNVVFSVVVGLGLLLLGAYGRVSGNLPEESPYRSSAPDDHEPSRTEELPRTPREAEAEEAMKEAERAVAQHVATDEQRRRVEAMSNVRRRPDRRRVWMEFDSGAR, from the coding sequence GTGGGAGCCGCCGTCGTGGGCGCGTTCCTGCTGCTGTTCGCGGTGCTCGGTCTCGCCCGCGGGCTGCCGTTCTTCTCGACCAGCGGGGAGTCGGTGCTGGGCCTGTCGACCAACGGCCTGCTGTCCACCATCTCCGTGGTCGTCGGCCTCGTGCTCATCGGGGCCGCGCTGATCGGGGCGCGCGTGGCGTCGACCGTCATGATCGTCGTCGGGGTGCTGTTCGTGCTCTCGGCGCTGGGCAACCTCGCGGTGCTGCGCACCGACTACAACGTCCTGGCCTTCGACTTCAGCAACGTGGTCTTCTCCGTCGTGGTCGGCCTGGGCCTGTTGCTGCTCGGCGCCTACGGCCGGGTGAGCGGCAACCTGCCGGAGGAGAGCCCCTACCGGTCGTCCGCACCCGACGACCACGAGCCGTCGCGGACCGAGGAACTGCCCCGAACTCCCCGGGAGGCCGAGGCCGAGGAGGCGATGAAGGAGGCCGAACGGGCGGTCGCCCAGCACGTCGCGACCGACGAGCAGCGTCGCCGGGTGGAGGCCATGTCGAACGTCCGGCGCAGGCCGGACCGCCGGCGGGTCTGGATGGAGTTCGACTCCGGGGCGCGCTGA
- a CDS encoding VOC family protein has protein sequence MSLIIHYTFLPHTDPEASLAFYRDVLGFEVRKDVGYEDMRWITVGPKDQPQTSIVLHPPAADPTITDDERRTILELIAKGNYTAVTLASDDLDAEFTRIEAAGAEVLQEPTDQDYGVRDCAFRDPSGNLIRINQLA, from the coding sequence ATGAGCCTGATCATCCACTACACGTTCCTCCCGCACACCGACCCGGAGGCCTCGCTGGCCTTCTACCGGGACGTCCTCGGCTTCGAGGTCCGCAAGGACGTCGGCTACGAAGACATGCGCTGGATCACGGTCGGTCCGAAGGACCAGCCGCAGACGTCGATCGTCCTGCACCCGCCGGCCGCCGACCCCACCATCACCGACGACGAACGCCGCACCATCCTCGAGCTGATCGCCAAGGGCAACTACACCGCGGTCACGCTGGCCAGCGACGACCTGGACGCCGAGTTCACCCGGATCGAGGCCGCCGGCGCCGAGGTCCTGCAGGAGCCGACGGACCAGGACTACGGCGTGCGCGACTGCGCCTTCCGCGACCCGTCGGGAAACCTGATCCGCATCAACCAGCTGGCCTAG
- a CDS encoding 3-oxoacyl-ACP synthase III, giving the protein MTGNATHRFSNTAILTVQTVDASQIVTSAAFDEQLGDTYQRVGLRPGLLQRLAGIEERRWWADGVSFTDGAATAGAKAISESGVDPAHIGLMVNTSVSRKHLEPSTAVAVHDALGLPSSCQNFDVTNACLGFINGMELAAAMIDVGMVEYALVVNGEDSRPVQERTIDLLNRPDTVAKDVMGHFATLTLGSGAVAMVLGRADRHPEGHRLVGSVSRAGTEHHQLCTGDNDGMQTDLKGLLAAGLDLSGELWADAAAEFDWARGMDRYVIHQVSKVHTGALCDRFGIDRALVPTTFPTRGNLGPASVPFTLASQADTLTDGDRVLLMGIGSGLNACCLEIAW; this is encoded by the coding sequence ATGACCGGCAACGCCACACACCGATTCAGCAACACCGCGATCCTCACCGTGCAGACGGTGGACGCGTCCCAGATCGTCACGTCGGCCGCGTTCGACGAACAGCTGGGCGACACCTACCAGCGCGTCGGGCTGCGCCCGGGTCTGCTGCAGCGGCTCGCGGGCATCGAGGAGCGCCGCTGGTGGGCCGACGGGGTCTCGTTCACCGACGGCGCCGCCACCGCGGGCGCCAAGGCGATCAGCGAGAGCGGGGTCGACCCGGCGCACATCGGCCTGATGGTCAACACGTCGGTCAGCCGCAAGCACCTCGAGCCGTCGACGGCCGTCGCGGTGCACGACGCCCTCGGGCTGCCGAGTTCCTGCCAGAACTTCGACGTGACCAACGCCTGCCTGGGCTTCATCAACGGCATGGAGCTGGCCGCGGCGATGATCGACGTCGGGATGGTCGAGTACGCCCTGGTCGTCAACGGCGAGGACTCGAGGCCCGTGCAGGAGCGCACCATCGACCTGCTCAACCGGCCGGACACCGTGGCCAAGGACGTGATGGGCCACTTCGCGACCCTCACCCTCGGCTCCGGCGCGGTGGCCATGGTCCTGGGCCGGGCCGACCGGCACCCCGAGGGCCACCGGCTGGTCGGGTCCGTGAGCCGGGCCGGTACCGAGCACCACCAGCTCTGCACCGGCGACAACGACGGGATGCAGACCGACCTCAAGGGCCTCCTCGCCGCCGGCCTCGACCTGTCCGGTGAGCTCTGGGCGGACGCCGCGGCCGAGTTCGACTGGGCGCGGGGAATGGACCGCTACGTCATCCACCAGGTCTCCAAGGTGCACACCGGCGCGCTGTGCGACCGGTTCGGCATCGACCGGGCTCTGGTGCCCACGACCTTCCCGACCCGCGGCAACCTCGGTCCCGCGTCGGTGCCGTTCACCCTGGCGAGCCAGGCGGACACCCTCACCGACGGCGACCGGGTGCTGCTGATGGGGATCGGCTCCGGCCTCAACGCCTGCTGCCTCGAGATCGCCTGGTGA
- a CDS encoding IclR family transcriptional regulator C-terminal domain-containing protein — MRNKPAYAIGSVDSALLLATLLQQEGAMRVTDVATRLEVSVSTAHRLLGMLVYRDFAEQLPDRRYGPGPVLGAGPVQRASAATLREAALPHLRRLAGAVGETANVMVLTGSVVRFVATAESDQVLRVGDRTGRTLPAHLSSGGKAVLATLDGDRRAVVLDALDGAAAARLQRELDTVRRRGFAVNDQGTEAGLTAVGVAVPPAGGFDGAALSVAAPSVRYSADRVPYWVSHLAEAAAAVARELDAA; from the coding sequence GTGAGGAACAAGCCGGCCTACGCGATCGGATCCGTGGACTCCGCGCTGCTGCTCGCGACGCTGCTCCAGCAGGAGGGCGCGATGCGGGTGACCGACGTAGCGACGCGGCTGGAGGTCTCGGTCTCGACGGCCCACCGGCTGCTGGGGATGCTGGTCTACCGCGATTTCGCCGAGCAGCTCCCGGACCGCCGGTACGGCCCCGGGCCGGTCCTGGGCGCCGGCCCGGTGCAGCGGGCGTCGGCCGCCACGCTGCGCGAGGCCGCCCTGCCGCACCTGCGCAGGCTGGCCGGGGCGGTGGGCGAGACGGCCAACGTCATGGTGCTGACCGGCTCGGTCGTCCGGTTCGTCGCGACGGCCGAGAGCGACCAGGTGCTGCGGGTCGGTGACCGCACCGGCCGGACCCTCCCGGCCCACCTGAGCTCGGGCGGCAAGGCGGTGCTGGCGACGCTGGACGGCGATCGGCGCGCCGTCGTCCTCGACGCCCTGGACGGAGCCGCGGCGGCCCGCCTGCAACGGGAGCTGGACACGGTCCGGCGCCGGGGGTTCGCGGTCAACGACCAGGGCACCGAGGCGGGGCTGACGGCGGTGGGGGTCGCCGTCCCACCGGCCGGCGGGTTCGACGGGGCCGCGCTGTCGGTGGCCGCGCCGTCCGTGCGGTACTCCGCGGACCGCGTGCCGTACTGGGTGTCGCACCTGGCCGAGGCGGCCGCGGCCGTCGCCCGCGAGCTCGACGCGGCCTGA